The window TTCGGTAGCAACGTCCACCAGACCAAGCGCATAAAGTTGGATAACAATGTGGTCGAGGACCGCCCTTTTCACTTTAGCGGTCAGGGATAGCTCCTCTTTGTTCATGGGACCTTCTTCCTCAAGAGATCTAATAACCCTCTCCGCTTCTTCCGGCAGGCGGTGTTGCACTCCATGGAAGTATTCCGCCAACGTTGTGGTCATGTAATGGTAACCCCTTTCAAAAAATTATTCTATTGCACTACTATTATTGTCACTTAATCAATTAAGCAAACCTTTTTTTGTCCATAAATATAAAAAAGCTCGTCTTCACCATGTTTTCACGAAAAAATACACCCGCACGGGTGTATTTTTTCGTGACCTACTGATTGTTTAATCCAGTAAATTTTAACTCTTTCTCGCCAGGGACTGCTCCATAATCCGGTAAATCCGGTCCACCATAAGGCGGGGATCCTGAACCAACCCCGCGGCAATCAGGGCGTTATCTAAAACCTGTTCAGCCACAATCCTGGCTAAAGCTTCATCTTCTTCCCGCAGTGACAGGAGACGCTTAATTAATGCGTGGCTGGGGTTAATCTCCAGGACTTTTCTCCCCATATCCCCCATTTGCTCGTTGAGGGCTTGCATAAACCGCTGCATGCTGCCGGTCATCATCCCGTCAAGGTCGAGGATAATAGCGGGGCTTTCCACCAGGCGGGTTGACTCCCTGACCTCGCTGACACGGGCGCCCAGCACCTCCTTGAACCATGCGGTTAAGTCCTGGATCTGGTCATAGTCCAGCGACTCCACGCCCTCTTGCGGCGGGGGCGCAGGTATATTCAACTCGGCAGTATCGGCAGAAACCATCCTCTTACCCTCGAACTCCGCCAAATTGCTCAAAGCAAAGTCATCGACCGGTTCGTTGGTATACAGCACCTCCAGGTCCGCCGCCCGGAAAGCTTCCAGGTAAGGACCGGCCTCGATCGAAGCCCTGGTGGGACCGTTGATAAAGTAGATCTCTTCCTGCCCTTCTTTCATCCTGTCGATATAATCAGGCAGGGAAACCATCTTGCCCGGCTCTGATTTAGAGGACTCAAACCGCAAAAGCTTGGCCACGTCATCGCGATGGCTAAAGTCGGTGGCTGCGCCTTCCTTTAAGAAGACTCCAAAGGTTTTCCAGAATTCCAGATACTTGTCAGGCTCTTTCTGGGACTGCTCCTGGAGGAACTTTAAGAAACGGCCGGTGATGACCCTGCGCAGCTTGGTCATCAGCGCTCTGTCCTGCGTGGTTTCACGGGAGATATTGAGAGGCAGGTCCTCGCTGTCCACCACCCCTTTGACAAAGCGGAGCCATTGCGGCAAAATATCTTCAGCATGCTGCTGGATCAAAATTTTCCTGCTGTATATGTTCACCCCCGGCTCCAGCCGCCCAAAACCGAAACGTTCCATATTTTGCTTCGGTACAAATAACAGGGCATTGATGGCCAGGGGCGCGTCGGCCGTAAAATGCAGGCGGTAAAAGGGCTCGTCGAAGGCGTTGGCGACAAACTTGTAAAAATCGTTATATTCCTCTTCAGTTACCTCGTTCTTATTCCTGGTCCAGATAGCCTGTACCGTATTGACCTGCTCGCCGTTAACTTTGATCGGGAACGGTACAAAGCTGGAGTACTGTCTGATAATCCTTTTAATAACTTCAGCCCGGCTGAATTCGTGCGTATCGTCTTTCAGCTCCAGGATAATCCTGGTGCCGCGCGAAAGACCTTCTGACGGCCCCAGATCGTAGCTGCCGGCGCCCTCGGATACCCACTCGCAGCCAGCCGCTCCCGGCAGGTACGAACGTGTCTGCAAGCGTACTCTTTTAGCTACCATAAAGGCGGCATAAAACCCGACTCCAAACTGTCCGATCAGGTTCAAATCTTTACTGTCCGAAGCAGCAAGCTGCTGAATAAAATTTTTGGATCCGGAATGGGCGATGGTCCCGATATTTTCGATTACCTCTTCCTCGGTCATGCCGATTCCAGTGTCTGTAATGGTAAGAGTATGCTCTTTATCGTCAAGTTCGATAGAAATTTCCAGGGGAAGTTCCTCTGCGCTACTGCCTTCACCGGTAAGGTTGTGATACCTGAACTTCTCCAGCGCGTCGGCGGCGTTGGAAATCAGCTCTCTCAAAAAAATTTCCCGTTCCGTATAAAGAGAGTTGATCACGATATCCAACAGCTGTTTTATCTCTGTCTGGAACTCTCTGGTCCGGCGCGGTTTTGTTGCATCTTCTGCAGTCATTTCGTTTCAAACCTCCAGTATATATAAATTGGGGATCCAAAAAAGGCGAGAGATTTTAACCCTCGCCGCTTACTTAAGTTTGGCGAGCAATTGCAAAATTATTGACTTTTTCTGACCATAGTATAAGATGGGCCCGTGCCGCATGTCAAGACCTTAAGGTATAAAAAGGGAGCAGTCATAATCTTATAAATCTATCCTGCCCAGGCGGCACAGCAATTAAAACCTCAGTCTTTCAATTGAGGAACTATTTGCAAAAATGTCGAACCGGCAGAAATAACATGGCAGGAGTGAAAATAACCAGCAATAAATTACCCGGATTGATGTTAGGGCAATTTCAATCGCAAAAAACTGTGGAGCGGTTTAAGGGATTTCCACCAAGCTTTTATTTATACTGCATTCCTAGCGGGTAATGGGCAAACGAATTCGCACCCAATTTTTTGGGGGAAGCGCTCTGTGTGCATTTTTATAGTATAGAATAGTCTGGGGGGGGGGAAGAACATGATTGAGACATTACTGGCCGGCTGCAGGCTGTGCGCCCGCAGTTGCGGAGCAAGCCGTTTAGACGGGGACACGGGTTTCTGCCGGGCCGGCAGAAACGTAAAAATCGCCAGGGCTGCCCTGCACTTCTGGGAGGAGCCCTGCATTTCCGGACGGCGTGGTTCCGGAACAGTTTTCTTTGCCCACTGCAACCTTCGCTGTGTATTCTGCCAGAACCATCCGGCCAGTCAGCAGGGCGTGGGCCGGGAAATATCTATAGACAGGCTTGGTGAAATCTTCCTGGAGCTGATGGCAGCGGGCGCTCACAATATCAATCTGGTCACGCCCACCCACTACGCTCCCCATATCGTGCAGGCGCTGAACATAGCCCGGCGGAACGGACTGAGCCTGCCGGTAGTCTATAATACCAACAGCTACGAAAACGTGGAAACGATCAGGTTCCTGAAAGGGAGCATAGACGTTTACCTGCCTGACCTGAAGTACTATAACGACAAGTACGCGTTAAAATATTCGGGGGTTGACGGTTACTTCGCCAAGGCCAAGGCCGTTATAGAAAAGATGGTCGACCAGGTCGGCCCAATTAAATTCAACAGGGAGGGCCTGCTGGTGAAAGGCGTCCTCGTCCGTCACCTCGCCCTGCCCGGCCTATTGTTTGATTCCAAAAAGGTCATAGACTATCTCTACCGCACCTTTGGCGACTCCATCTACATCAGCTTAATGAACCAGTACACCCCTCTGAACCAGGCCTGCAAGTACCCGGAAATAAACAAACCCCTGCATCCCGGACACTACAGGGGCTTGATTGAATACTGTCAGACAAAAGGCATGCAAAACGTTTTTATCCAGAAAAGCGGCACAGCCTCGCCTGATTTCGTACCGCCATTTGACCTGGAAGGGGTATAAGCAAAGTCCGGCGCTGACGCGCCGTGTGCGATT is drawn from Pelotomaculum schinkii and contains these coding sequences:
- a CDS encoding transcriptional regulator; this encodes MTTTLAEYFHGVQHRLPEEAERVIRSLEEEGPMNKEELSLTAKVKRAVLDHIVIQLYALGLVDVATEGKSKMCSLTKLGYDFLVLRNAG
- the htpG gene encoding molecular chaperone HtpG gives rise to the protein MTAEDATKPRRTREFQTEIKQLLDIVINSLYTEREIFLRELISNAADALEKFRYHNLTGEGSSAEELPLEISIELDDKEHTLTITDTGIGMTEEEVIENIGTIAHSGSKNFIQQLAASDSKDLNLIGQFGVGFYAAFMVAKRVRLQTRSYLPGAAGCEWVSEGAGSYDLGPSEGLSRGTRIILELKDDTHEFSRAEVIKRIIRQYSSFVPFPIKVNGEQVNTVQAIWTRNKNEVTEEEYNDFYKFVANAFDEPFYRLHFTADAPLAINALLFVPKQNMERFGFGRLEPGVNIYSRKILIQQHAEDILPQWLRFVKGVVDSEDLPLNISRETTQDRALMTKLRRVITGRFLKFLQEQSQKEPDKYLEFWKTFGVFLKEGAATDFSHRDDVAKLLRFESSKSEPGKMVSLPDYIDRMKEGQEEIYFINGPTRASIEAGPYLEAFRAADLEVLYTNEPVDDFALSNLAEFEGKRMVSADTAELNIPAPPPQEGVESLDYDQIQDLTAWFKEVLGARVSEVRESTRLVESPAIILDLDGMMTGSMQRFMQALNEQMGDMGRKVLEINPSHALIKRLLSLREEDEALARIVAEQVLDNALIAAGLVQDPRLMVDRIYRIMEQSLARKS
- a CDS encoding radical SAM protein, with the protein product MIETLLAGCRLCARSCGASRLDGDTGFCRAGRNVKIARAALHFWEEPCISGRRGSGTVFFAHCNLRCVFCQNHPASQQGVGREISIDRLGEIFLELMAAGAHNINLVTPTHYAPHIVQALNIARRNGLSLPVVYNTNSYENVETIRFLKGSIDVYLPDLKYYNDKYALKYSGVDGYFAKAKAVIEKMVDQVGPIKFNREGLLVKGVLVRHLALPGLLFDSKKVIDYLYRTFGDSIYISLMNQYTPLNQACKYPEINKPLHPGHYRGLIEYCQTKGMQNVFIQKSGTASPDFVPPFDLEGV